In Numida meleagris isolate 19003 breed g44 Domestic line chromosome 23, NumMel1.0, whole genome shotgun sequence, the following proteins share a genomic window:
- the THYN1 gene encoding thymocyte nuclear protein 1, translating into MPWPSRKRDKGAVADKKEPDAKIAKTEEETEDKEEEEKSTKPPAGSSKSGWKNWKKAKESDSGGEESKITYCHWLLKSEPESRLEKGVDVKFSIEDLKAQPNQTTFWEGVRNYQARNFLRAMKLGQQAFFYHSNCKEPGIVGIVKIVKEAYPDHTQFDQKDPHYDSSSRKENPKWSMVDVQFVRMTKRFIPLSEIKTHHLAHKADGGPLKNMMLFSRQRLSIQPLTQEEFDFVLSLEEEKPH; encoded by the exons ATGCCTTGGCCgagcagaaaaagagacaaaggaGCAGTAGCAG ATAAAAAGGAGCCTGATGCTAAAATTGCCAAGACTGAGGAGGAGACTGAAGataaggaggaagaggagaagtCCACGAAACCTCCAGCTGGGAGCTCCAAGTCAGGAtggaagaactggaaaaaggcaaaagaatcTGATTCTGGTGGAGAGGAAAGCAAGATAACATATTGCCACTGGCTGCTGAAATCAGAGCCAGAGAGCAGGCTCGAGAAGGGAGTGGATGTGAAA TTCAGCATTGAAGACTTGAAGGCTCAGCCCAATCAGACAACCTTTTGGGAGGGAGTAAGAAACTACCAG GCAAGGAACTTCCTGAGAGCCATGAAGCTTGGGCAACAGGCATTCTTCTATCACAGTAACTGCAAAGAGCCTGGCATTGTTGGCATTGTCAAG ATTGTAAAGGAAGCATACCCTGATCACACACAGTTTGATCAGAAGGATCCTCATTATGACTCTTCCAGCAGAAAAGAGAACCCCAAATGGTCCATG GTGGATGTCCAGTTTGTGCGGATGACAAAACGTTTCATCCCCCTTTCTGAAATCAAGACTCACCACCTGGCACATAAAGCAGATGGAGGGCCCCTAAAGAACATGATGCTCTTCTCAAGACAACGTCTTTCCATCCAGCCACTGACACAAG AGGAATTTGATTTTGTCTTGAGCCTGGAAGAGGAAAAGCCACATTAA